The sequence CGCCAGGGTGTCGAAGTCCAGCGCGAACAGCTTCCCCTCGGCGATGACGAGTGTTGACCAGGTGGTAGCCGGATCGATTGGATAGAAATTTTGCAGTGTCGAACCTTGAATTCCCGGAATCACGATGCACGGACGCGAGACGCGTGCCATTGGATGCCTCCTGTCGCCGGCGAGTCGAGGATGGGGCGCGAGCCGTCCTCGCCGATCACGTCGTGACTGAAAAAGGCGATCTTATCAACCTCCACGCCGTGACCTTCAGAATATTTTCATCGCAAACCAGGCTGGCGGATCACGCGTTGTGTGCGTTAGGAGCAAACTTACGCGCGCGGCCGGCGCGCACTCGACGTGGATAACGTGTGACGCTCGGCGAAATACCCTCGGCAATCGGGACGGACCATTCCGAATAATCATTGAATCTCCGAATCGTCACTGAATCGTCAATTCAACTTCAGTCGCCCGGCCCCTCGAGGTAGTAAGACTTGGTCCAGCCGATGTGGCCCTGCGCATCGACCTGCACCGCGTTTGCATCGCCGCTTACCGTCGCGGCCAGGACCTTGACCTTCGCCCCCTTGGTGAGCGCGCTGCAGCCGGAGACGTCGGGTGTGCCACCGCCGTCGTACACGTAGGCGGCCGCTACAAGCTCGTCATGAGTCTCACAAATCGGAGCATCGATTCTGGCTCTTTGCGGGCTGCCGGTCTTTAACGTCGGATATGCCGCTTGAGGGATGTTGGATGCCGACGCTGATTGAGGGGCTGAAGACGCCGCACACCCGGCAGCAACGAGCGCTATCCCGATCATTGAAAAGAGAGCAACAGCGCGTCTCTTCACGATTGCGCGTCTCCTTATTCCGACGGCTTTAAGCGCGTCTTCCGCTCAAATCCCCAAGGAGGATCGCCGGATGGATGAAGCAAGTCACATTTACCGATAAAGCGCCGAAATGCCCGCACCAGGACCCAACGGCGGTTGAATATGCAGCAGCTCGGCGCGAAGTTCACCGTACGCGCTGAGACGTCACTCGCAGCTGGTGAGACTCGGGTGCTTTGAAAGTATTTTGCAACTGGTTCGCAACTACTCAAGAGCTATTATGGCCATAATTGCTCTGAAGTCAGACGATTCCAAGCTGATTAAGCATTTGGTATCTGTCGAAATAGATAGCGAGAGAGGCTATCAGAAGATCGCTGCCTTGAGGCGGATTGGATGACGGAACTGGGAAGGTAAAAATACAGCAAGCAGCCAGGCTCCGAAAGCTTTTATTCGTTATGGGACGATTATTGAGTGGCGAGCTATCGAATCCCGGATTCCAAGGATGTCCTGTGTGGCTGGCCTTAAGCCTCCCTGCGACCACGATGGCTGTCGTCTTGGATGTCGCCACCGGCTCCAGGATGGACACATAACGCGAAGTTTGGTCGAAGCCGAATCTCGGGAAAGTCTTCGCGATCGCTGTGAAAAGCCCGGCTACCTGTTGAGTGCCGATGTAAATTGGACCATCGCTTGTGATACCTACTTGCGGATTACTGCCAAAGAGGGTCATCAGGTTTGCGTGATCGCAAGGACTAGCGCTCAGGTAGTTTATGAATTGGGTTACTACGTCGTCATACGTCGCCGGCGCCGCAATGTACAGTTCGACTTTCTGGTTTGCCATCGTCGAAGCCCCCCTAAACGATCTTCTTCGTTGCAAAACTTCGACATTTTGCTCTGCGGGACTTTTTAAATCAAGCAGGCGCGTTCTGGCAGTTTTGAATGACTTCTGTCAAGCTCGGACCCGTGGCCAACCCAAGGGGGTGCATGGCAATTGGTCGACAACGGACTGCTTCGTTCCAAGACTTCGTCTTTCGTTAATCGAGTCCGCGAGCTGACTGAACTTTGTGCCGGCGTTCACGACACTTTAGCGGGTCAGGGACGATTGTTCACTGTTGCGGGCGAGCCAGGGATCGGCAAAAGCCGTTTGGCCGACGAAGCCGCGAACTACGCCGTCAGTAAGCATATGAGCGTCCTATGGGGTCGCTGTTGGGAAGGCGGCGGAGCGCCCGCTTATTGGCCATGGATCCAGGTTATTCGAGCATTAGCTAGCTCCACCCAGAGTTCGATCGTCGTTAATTGGCTAAGTTCCGACGTCGCCGAAGTATTCCAAATTGTCCCGGAGTTGCGCGCTCTTGTGCCTGACCTATCCGAGCTTTCGCCAGGCTCTCTCTCCGAACCGGAGCAAGCCCGATTCCGTCTCTTCGATTCCGTGGTCCGTTTCTTTCGTCGCGCCAGCGAACACAAACCCATCTTAGCAATCTTGGATGATCTGCACGCGGCGGACCCCACCTCGTTACTGATGTTACTTGCTCTAGCGAGAGCAGTCCGCGGTGCGGGTCTGATGATTGTAGGTATATATCGCAAAGCCGAGGTACGTAATTCAGTCGAAAGAGCCGCCTTAATAGCAGAAATCGAGCGCGAAGGCATTTTGCTACCCTTACGCGGATTGGCAGAAGCTGAAATCGGTGAGTTCATCGAGCGAACAGCCGGAATCTCTCCGACGCCCTCTCTGGTATCTCTGCTTGAGACTGCGACGGAGGGTAACCCCTTTTTCTTGAGTGAAATTCTCCGACTGATGGCGGCCGAAGGGCATCTCGCGACTGACCCTGCAATCGTATCGCATCCATTGCAAATTCCGGATGGTGTGCGAGCATCCATCATGAGGCGGATTCAACCGCTAAGCGATGAAACCCGCCAAACCTTAACCGTCGCATCCGTAATCGGACGCGAATTCGACCTCAATTGCCTGGCAATGACAAGAGACGTTCCACGAGAGAGAATCGTTGATGCTCTCGATACAGCGATCAGACTCGAATTGGTAACGGGACTCGAAGGGTTCGCTGGACGTTACACCTTCCGACACATGTTGATCCGCGACGCTCTCTACGGAACTCTACCTACAAACAGTCGTGTCAAGCTGCACCGACTAGTCGGAGACGCCATCCGCAGCCTTGATGATTCTGACGGCCGCAGTGGCGAAATAGCTTACCATTATTCTGAGGCGGCTGTTGCCGGAAACGCCGATCTGGCTGTTCAGTACTCCCGGCGTGCCGCACAGATTGCGACACAAAAACTGGCATATGAAGAGTCTTCACGTTATCTCAGCACAGCATTGCAGCTTCTACCCTTTACGTCTCACCCCAGTGAACAACTGAAAGCCGATCTGTTGTTGGAACTGGGAGAGGCACAGACCAGGGCGGGTAGAGTTACAGAGGCTCGCAAGACCTGCCTCGAAGCGGCCGATCGAGCAAAGAGGCTTGCCAACTTTGACCTTTTTGCACGCGCCGTCGTAACCGCTGGTAGAGCGATAAGCGACTCCGGTGTTACTGACAGCGCTCTCGTCGCGCTACTTACCGAGGCCTTGGAGGTGCTTGAAGAAGCCGATAGCCCTGTGCGAGCTCAAGTCCTGGCTCGCTTAGGGGTCGAGCTCTATTGGTCTGAACGTGACCGAGGAACCCATCTGTGTCAAAAAGCTGTCGACATCGCGCGCCGACTCGGCGATCGCCATACGTTGATTCTGGTCCTATGGGCTCATCATCTCTCATTGCGAAATCCCGACAGTATTCAAGATCGTCTGGCTGACACTAGTGATATCATCAGGACTGCGGAGAGCGCTGGCGAAAGGGATTTCGCACAGGAGGCACGCTTTTATCGCATATCGGATCTCATCGAGATCGGCAACGTGTTGGAGGCGGACCTTGAATCGCAAACGTATCTGCGGGTTGAGGAACAGACCAAGGACCCGTTTAAGCGAGGACTGCTCCTGCGCGGGATGCGTGCGCTCCTCGATGGCCGTTTCGAAGAAGCGGAGCACTTAGCCCAACAGGCTTTGGTCGCGGGCCAAGAGAGCGGGCGGCCCCTCTCCTTTAATTCCTTTCTTATCCAAACCGGTCATGTACTTTGGGAACAGGCGCGCCTGAGAGAATTCGAACCTTCCCTCAGAGCCTATATTGACCGGAATCCGCTGATACTTTTTGCGCAATGCGCCTTAGTTCAGTGTCTGATTCAGGGCGGCAAGGCATCCGACGCGAGGGCGGTATTTAATACTCTCGCCGTCAACAATTTTAGTACCATTCCGAGGGATTGGAATTGGCTTCCTTCGATTTTCGTCCTTGCGGATGTGTGCGTTGATCTCGGTGCGCGCGCTGAAGCCGAGATTCTATACGAGATCTTGCGTCCGTACGCTTCGCGCAACGCGGTCTTGGGTTATGTATATTGCTATGGATCCGTAAGCTACGCTCTCGCCCGTCTGGCTAACATCTTAGGGCGCGTGGACGAGTCAGCAGTCCACTTTGAAGACGCTATCGCTGCAAACCGACGCCTTCGGGCGAACACCTGGGTTGCTCACTCCGAATGCGAGTACGCCGCGCTGCTCTTGAAGCGGAATACATCCAGTGATCGCCGTCGTGCGTTCGAACTCTTGGAATCCGTCCACAAAGCCACAGACACATTCAGAAGCATGCGGCTGCAGGAAAAGCTTCAAGCAATACGCCTGGAGGTTGAGACCGCGCAGGCGAGTCCTGGCTTAATCGGCGACAATAGACAAAATCGCTTCATCGAAAGACCAGGTGACTCAGCCACACGCCTGAGCCAAGACAATGTTCCTGGTACGATCACCGAGTCATGCCCGGCTATCGATGCGATCGCCGATATCGCGGCAGAGAACACGCACAAGTTAGCCACGCACGTTCCTCTCGATGGCACAGTCACGATTTTATTTTCAGACATGCAAAATTCGACTGGAATGTTCGAACACCTCGGCGATCTCCGCGCGCAGGAGATCATCCGTCTACACAATGCTATCATTCGGAAGGAGGTTTCGGCCCACCAGGGAATCGAGATAAAGTCGATGGGCGATGGTTTTATGGTCGCTTTTGCCGGTGCTCGCCGTGGCGTCTTATGTGCTATTGCGATTCAACGCGCCTTCGCCGATCATTGCGAAAAGCACCGTGATGTTGCTATTCGGGTTAGGATCGGACTGCATACGGGCGAACCGATAAACGAAGCTACGGATTTGTTTGGCAAAGCTGTTATTCTAGCCGCGCGGATAGCGGCAACCGCAGGTGCAGGAGAGATACTGGTCTCCTCAACGCTACGTGATCTGGTAGAAGGCGCCGGTGATATTCGTTTTGCAGATTCGAAAGAGATTTCTTTGAAAGGATTGGCAGGAACCCATCGCGTCTATCCAGTGATATGGTAGGCGCAGAGCAGCCGAGCGCTCCGGTTACGGCTGATCGGGTGCATTCGTTTCCCCTTCAGAAGACGACCTGGCGACAATCGGCCCAAGCTACTGCCGGCGGGCTGAAGATGAAGGATCCGCTGGCGATGGACAGGAATTGCCGCGCCTTCGCGCTGACGCGCGTCTCTTCACGATTTCGCCTCTCCTTACTCCGACGGCTTTAAGCGCCTCTTCTTCTCGACCCCCCGGAAGCGGCCCGATTTGGAGACGACCTGGCACGCCTCGTCCGGGAATGCCAGACGGCCTCGTCGGCGTGTCCGGCGCGCTCAGCTGTCGCTTGGCCTACCGCATGGCGGCTTCTTTTTACCCCTAGCAGCGCTGAGTGTTAAAGAAGTCGCGCCCCAGTCTGCCCAAAGCCCATAGCCCGTGCGGTGCCTGGGCGCACGTTCGCAATGATTATGGCGGAGGGGGGAAGGAGTCGAACCTTCCGGCAAGCGTATTGCCCGCCAGGCCGGTTTTGAAGACCGGTGGGGCCACCGGGCCCCTTCCTCCTCCTCTGCGCGCGCCGCTTACTTCTCGCCGTGCCACGTCGCCATATGCCGGACGTGGGTGTCGAGATAAAAATCGCCGTCGAAGAAGCGATCGTAAAATTCCATCTCGCAGTGCTGCGCCTGCGCGTAGGCGCGCATGTAGAAGCTCGGGACCGACGCCGGGAAGCGGCCGAAGGTGTCGTAGATGTACTGCGCGACCTCGCCCATCAGCTCGATGAACTCCGCCGTGTAGCGCTCGATGCGCGACTTGACCCGCGCGTTCTCGCGGTACGGGCCGGGCCGTTCGGGATCGAACGCGCCGTTGGTCCCGAACTTGAGATCGGCGAATTTGCGCACCGCCCCGCGCATGTCGGCGCAATACGGCGGACAGAGCCCTTCGAAATACTTGTCGATTCCGACCGGATTGGGCACCGCCCAGCGCGCGTCGGTCGCGAAGCGAAAGCCGAGGCCGGGAATTCCACGCGCAGCGAACGCGCCCATCAGGCTCGGCGGATTGATCCCCGTGTACATCCATCCGCCAAGCCCCATCGCCTGCATTGCAAGCACGATGTTATGGCACACCAGCGCAAGTTCCATCGCGCCCGTCGCCAGGCAGTACTGGTCGAACTCGAAGATCGAAAAACGCTTGGCGCCGTCGATAAGCCCTGCCTGCATGAAGCGATCGAGGTCGCCGCACACGCGGCCGTTTTGCGGATCGAACGGCGTAAACCCCATCCCCAGATACACCGCCATCAGGTCCATCATCTGCTGCGTCAGATCGATCACCGGCACGAACAGCGTGGTGCCCGGCTTGTTAGCGTTCCAGAGATTGTGGGCGCTCGTGTGCGGCGGTTCGGCCGGCACGGTGACGCGGCCGGGCGCGAGTTT is a genomic window of Candidatus Binataceae bacterium containing:
- a CDS encoding AAA family ATPase; this translates as MVDNGLLRSKTSSFVNRVRELTELCAGVHDTLAGQGRLFTVAGEPGIGKSRLADEAANYAVSKHMSVLWGRCWEGGGAPAYWPWIQVIRALASSTQSSIVVNWLSSDVAEVFQIVPELRALVPDLSELSPGSLSEPEQARFRLFDSVVRFFRRASEHKPILAILDDLHAADPTSLLMLLALARAVRGAGLMIVGIYRKAEVRNSVERAALIAEIEREGILLPLRGLAEAEIGEFIERTAGISPTPSLVSLLETATEGNPFFLSEILRLMAAEGHLATDPAIVSHPLQIPDGVRASIMRRIQPLSDETRQTLTVASVIGREFDLNCLAMTRDVPRERIVDALDTAIRLELVTGLEGFAGRYTFRHMLIRDALYGTLPTNSRVKLHRLVGDAIRSLDDSDGRSGEIAYHYSEAAVAGNADLAVQYSRRAAQIATQKLAYEESSRYLSTALQLLPFTSHPSEQLKADLLLELGEAQTRAGRVTEARKTCLEAADRAKRLANFDLFARAVVTAGRAISDSGVTDSALVALLTEALEVLEEADSPVRAQVLARLGVELYWSERDRGTHLCQKAVDIARRLGDRHTLILVLWAHHLSLRNPDSIQDRLADTSDIIRTAESAGERDFAQEARFYRISDLIEIGNVLEADLESQTYLRVEEQTKDPFKRGLLLRGMRALLDGRFEEAEHLAQQALVAGQESGRPLSFNSFLIQTGHVLWEQARLREFEPSLRAYIDRNPLILFAQCALVQCLIQGGKASDARAVFNTLAVNNFSTIPRDWNWLPSIFVLADVCVDLGARAEAEILYEILRPYASRNAVLGYVYCYGSVSYALARLANILGRVDESAVHFEDAIAANRRLRANTWVAHSECEYAALLLKRNTSSDRRRAFELLESVHKATDTFRSMRLQEKLQAIRLEVETAQASPGLIGDNRQNRFIERPGDSATRLSQDNVPGTITESCPAIDAIADIAAENTHKLATHVPLDGTVTILFSDMQNSTGMFEHLGDLRAQEIIRLHNAIIRKEVSAHQGIEIKSMGDGFMVAFAGARRGVLCAIAIQRAFADHCEKHRDVAIRVRIGLHTGEPINEATDLFGKAVILAARIAATAGAGEILVSSTLRDLVEGAGDIRFADSKEISLKGLAGTHRVYPVIW